ATTTCAAAACTGCTACTGCTCCCCACTACTTCCTCCAAATTGAATCCTCccttgtgaaaaaagaaaaaccaccaAACAAAAAATCCCTCTCTTCATCTGacagcatatatatacatacattttgtcTCAGTAGTCCTATCTTAGGGTTGGGAGGAGGATGAAgaatctgtttccttatctaatTTCACATACCTTTACTGTTTTTATCTCATTACTTTGGAGTTTGCTttccttttgatgattttttcccatttgatggATAAGAAGTAAAACCTTACAGTTGTTTCaatatgcatttctctttttattagtaGCAGAACATATCTTCTTGAAGTGGTGCAtcaaattaatggaaccaatatttattaatctCTTGATTATCATCTTTTACTATCATCTTTTAGGAAATAGCTCTTGTTCTTATTTAGTGAATGAGTTTCTTATATAGCTTGGATCTCACATATTTGTCAGAGAAGTAGCTTCAGAAtggctttttttcttctatttaactATTTCTCTTCAAATTTTAACTGCATTAATTTCTTTGGTACAAAACTTTGAAATATGTTCTATAGGACTGCCTTAGTGAAATTTACCTTCACTTAAAGAGCTTAATCTAAAAATTCCCCccaaaaataaatggataaaagatGTCTTGTCCAGTGTAGTTGTACAGATAGTCTCTTGTTTAGGTGTGAACATATCTAGGATAGATACTGCAATATAGACAGTGAATTCAATTGCATTTAGAGTTTAATAGAAGCAAAAGAATGGTTGTTTGGATATTTGGTAAATTTTAGCATGTCTTCAACAATTCCAAGTTATTTCTTCACACACACACCTTTTAGGACCAGCATCTTTAGAATGCTTTCTGCCTGTGAATGATGGAACACCACAGttagcaaagaataaaaattgtgGTAGATTACACAAAATATAGTATAGAACTGTATCACagaaggttcttaataaatgcttcttagaTTGATATTGAAAGGTTGTAAATAAACTGCAGCCACTATGATGTGGCACTTAAAGAGTGATTTAAGACTCTCTCAAAGAAGTGTAAGATTGTAAGAATAGCTAGGTTGGCTCAGTGTAACCagacttagaaatgggaggtcctagattcaaattgggtctcacacatttcctagttgtatgacctggacaagtcacttaaccctcattgcctagcccttatcactcttctgccttggaaccaaacctaatatcagttctaagacagaaggtaagactttaaTCATGCACTTATTTTTTTTAGAGGAAGTAGACCACTCATATAGCAAGAATAAAGTTTAACAGAAAGTCCCACTGCCATCATGGTAATCATTTAAAAGACCTAGAAGATGGCCTCTATCATTTAGTTAGATTTTCTGTAGATGATTTATGAGAGGATATGGACAAGAATTTCATAGGATGAAGAAGCATAAGAGATAAATTGACATCTACACAGTTGGAGAAAGGatgaatgaaatcatgaatccatTAAAAGTATTCTCTGTGAACAGTGGGAGGCATTATGGTGCTTAAGaaccttggaatcaggagaaatCTGGGTCTGAATCCCAAGTGACATTTATTAGTCATTTCAAGCTGGAAAAACTTCAGTCTCTTCATCTTTAAGacaagaataatgttttttactACCTCCttcataggctcatagatttGGCAGCCAAGGGGGAACCTAGAAaatcttttttcaaaaataagtTCACTGAATCTCAGAATTTGACAAACTGAAACAAACTTACCAAGTTTGTCATCTAAGCCAACCCATGCCTAAAGAAGAAGCTCTTCTACAGCACATCCAGCAAATCTTTTcttggtggcatagtagataaagagctgggcttggagtcaggaagagctattgttattatcacctccTGAGACagaccttttttcatttttggataaCTAATTGTTGGAAAGTTTTTCTTTATGGCTAATATTCCTGTAGATCTTGATCTCATTGGTATAGGTTCTGCCTCTAGTGGATGCAGATTTTAATCTATTTGGAGCAAGCTCTTGTATGTTTTTTCTCAGAAATTCACCACAGAGGCCCAGCAGATATGCTGTGGACCTTCCTTGAATTCTTCTGATATTGCAGGTATATCAATGAACGTCCTATATTGTCCATTGGTTGTCTCCCTCTATGTAACATCTACTACTGCGTAATcttcactactactactactgcatAATGTATTGCATACTACTAGTACCCAGTCCCTTCTCTATTGCCCTTTGGTCAGTCTTCAACTTAAAATTTCAATAATGTAGCATTCTGCAACTCACAGTCatataatgttgttgttgttgcttctgactttgggacagctgggtagtacAATGGGTATAGTACTAGGCTTGCAGtcaggagggcctgagttcaaatccagattcatacaactctgtgatcctgggcaaatcacttaacctgcttgccacagcttcctcatctataaaatgagcaggagaaaaaaatgaagaaaaaaaaacaccagtaTGTTTACCTAGAAAACCCCCAAATgcggtcacaaagagtctgaaaaaaaaatgactaaactttctgacttcaggtctggcattctacCCACTGAATATAACATCACTAGAAGAATATTAGTAATTAAAAAGATAGACCTTCATTTTAGGGAAAAGCTTGGAATCGTTTAAAGAATTCTTCAAGTTTCCCAAAGACAATCCagccttctcttcctcctattcaattctgAACTTAGATCATTATACATTTGCATCTCTGAACTAGATATATGTACAGATGGATGAGCTCTGTAACTTACTTTTGGAGTTTGCCTATCCAATATATAGTAGTCTGTATAACATTCATTCTTCATCTGCTTGTTTTTTCCTGTGTGGAAAATTAGACCAAACTCCTTATAGAGATTGAATCTTATTTAGGAAGTTCTGCAGTGTTCTGGGGCTTTACGTAATCATCATAGTTTTATCTGACAATAGGAGCCATCTGGTGAATTTTGTGTATGAAATTTCACTTTGACTTGGTTTGGTGTCAGACCCTCTTTCGTGACAGGTGTACGAACACTTTTGACTGTCCTGTTTCAGGTTTTGCTTGATATTATTTATTAGGGGTATGATATTATTTATTGTCATAGTTATAGCtgttgttaagggtaaattttagggttgaaaatgaatatattttttagtggtcgccagggatttaaattctaaatcccaatgaaatactcaagtcagaatggaattttatggtggtttatttacaatagaaggaagaaattgagaatgagggagggagagagagagaaagggaagatctgCTCCGGCCTGGTCTGAGTCAGGGGGAGTTAAGAGGTCTTGGCCAAGggaccttcccagaagattaaatctagcttggcttccagccacgaggcctcctccagtATGAGGGGTCTCCTTGGAGGTTGAtgccttcagaaagccagggaaaggggattaagccttgcactcaccacatgacagtctaagggaagtagtctgaggtctcacactgcAGCTTCTCCAAGCCAAGTTCCACCGCCAAGGTCCTCTCATAGGAAGTGAAGCAAAATATAAAGGtagttttttatatcacttcctgtgttgcacatgtaccaatggtggcttaaacttggctttggacagcccaggggatcaaTCAGTTGcctctgatttgtcacttgctagcacatgtgagtcatagaccatcctcccccacagttaatccctaagtgggggtgtatacatttccttcttgctaaaattctaaagataaGCATGGTgcagtaaatctaaaattcactcTGTTAACATTTTTCAAGATGTTTTGTTTGATTGTGATATATCAATGGAAGATAATACATATCCAGTTTGCCTCTTTGCCATTTATGCTATAAAACTACTGCAATAGTTCCTGGGTTCTCCCCTTTTGAACCAAATGGAAAGATCCTAAACCTTCTTTTGTAGAGCTGCCCTATAAATGGTTGGATGCCATGTCCTATAGAATTCCTTCTTCACTGTGAGTTTGTGGTCTTTTCTCAAAacacttaatctctccctctacCCCCTATCATTTATTGGACTCATACTTGAGTACTTGTTATATTCTTCCTGCATTGTGGAGACATAGGAGACTATGGTGTGGAATAGTGGTGTCATACTTAAATAGGAACAAATCCTAATAGgctatatattgacttagaaaaccacaaattaacagtGCTTCAAATATCTGGTCAGCATGTCTTGTGTTCTTTCACATCTTGCCTTCTTCAAATCACATCCtatgtttcttcttttgaaataataaagTCCTCTCATTATCTGAGTAAACTCTTCTATGGATATACTTCTTTTTGTCAACATTCCTTCTAAAATGTGGCCAACAGAGCTGAACATAGTACTTTGTATATGATCTAACCAGGATAATCACACTCTCCCTTATCTCTTACACTAGACTTTCTACTGCTCTTAATGGAGAGCTAACTTGAAATTAAGTGGTTTGAGCTCTGTTGTCTAATTGAGCTTAAAATCAACCAAAGTTCCCAGGTGGTTTCTCAAATGTTTCTGTCTCACCTTTCTTACCTTATACTTGTGGACAAATTCTATCCTCAGAACTACTATGTAATTAtattgttataagaatcaaactGGGCTCTAGTTTTCCATAGTAATAATTATTAGATGATAATTCTGAGGAAAAATAACCAGAAAGTTGGACCCCCAGAAGGTTAATTTTTGAGGAGTCAATGGTAATTCTAAAGTATAAAGACTACCTGCTATGAATACTTGTAGGTTTTTGGATGTGTATTAcccataccagtgaaatcatagttCCATGAAATATTGAAGTAATAATtatgaaaatactttgaaaaaatataaagcagGGAGTGGGGCAGTTTGACTATACAAAAATAGTATTCTAATAATTGGGATTATTCTattgtaaattcttttttctctttcttttcagatACAGTTATGGGACACAGCAGGGCAAGAACGGTTCAGAAAGAGCATGGTACAACACTACTATAGGAATGTACATGCTGTTGTATTTGTATATGATATGACCAATATGGCCAGTTTTCACAGCCTACCATCATGGATAGAAGAATGCAAACAACATTTGCTTGCTAGTGATATACCAAGGATTCTGGTTGGAAATAAATGTGACTTGAGAAGTGCCATTCAAGTTCCTACAGATGTGGCCCAAAAATTTGCTGACACACACTCTATGCCACTGTTTGAAACCTCTGCTAAAAATCCCAATGATAATGACCATGTGGAAGCTATATTCATGACCTTAGCTCATAAGCTCAAGAGCCACAAACCCCTAATGCTTAGTCAACCACCTGATAATGGCATTGTTTTGAAGCCTGAACCAAAACCTACAATGAGTTGTTGGTGTTAAATAACAGTGTTTCAAAGGTTAGTCTCACTGTGACTTATTGAAAAGATACTTTTTAAGTATACAGTAAGTCCCAAATTTTAGTCCCAAGTATACTAGATCATCTTAGCACTTTAATGTTTATCTTGTAAATGAAAgtcaagtcattcattcattcatttctttgcaCCTTGTATCCAACATAATGAAGTTTTGTCACTTTGGTTGCACagagaagaagggggggggggacttttGGGTAGAGTTTTGAAGTTGAACAAGGAGAATTAATCAGTTCCTCTGActaatttttcatttgaattactGTGATATGTTTTCAttatagaattgaaaaaaaacaaagccagaaggaataagataaatataaaCTTCCTTCTGAGCCAGAAAGGATaggataggaatagaagaaaatgaagtacTTTTTAGAATATACaactaaattattttaaacagATCATTGCCAAGCAGCCAAAGGTTTTATGATATCTAAGGGAATTAGAGTAACTCTTTTACtggaatataatttaaatatgatATGTTCTCTCGTCTTAAAAAGGATGAAGCcccagtttttgtttgtttctgcaccttactggatttttaaaaatctttttaaacattatatcAACTTATCTGTGATTTTTgtcaatgaggaaactccttccactTATATAGATTGCAGGCTGTCTGTAACTTATAAAGCACATTGCTATCCTAAATCCTTATGCTTCAAAATAGCTTTattattaagtttaaaaaattctattatttgtattattaaataatattttagagcCAAGGGTTTGGTAGCAAAAATTGTGGAAGGAAAGGAATGTGCCTAGGATTCCCATCTAGGCTTGATGTCATAAAGGATATGAATCTTTCAATATTACATGACCACTTGGTGCCTCAGCCATTGTAGatcaattttataagaaaattttaaaatacaagtattattttaattatggagctagaaaaattattttaagtagaTATTGCGGTAGATCAATTTTAAACATCACTGtacaatgaatttttttatttattttttttttttggttaggcTGTTTTCTCATCTGGCCAGCATAAAAAGGAAAATCTAGTTGAACGTTTTTGTAGTGCATGTAAGGGGCTATGTGTAATTGAAGAGAAAAAGGCTAAATCTGAAATCTAGCTACCACAGGAAGATCTATGCTTTAGCTGGTTGTGATTTTCaagtttgtcttttaaaatattctctccTCCCAAAAACTTCAATTTAATAACTGAAGACTTCTTTATGAACACTTCTAATGAAACCATCAATTGCCAATTTAACTAAAGTTCTGTattctgtgattctaaagtgTACCTACATAATAGTACTTTGCTGcaaatatagcattttaaaaggaaaaatactatCTTTAAAAATTCAGCTCTGTTTCCGTCTAAGAAATAAATTGCTATTTAGGGAAAAAACCAAACTTGCATCTTACAGTAGTGAACAGAATACTTCAAACCTTTTCcccatgaaatatttttaattttactattttgcattttaaaaataacataagtTTGCACACAACTGTTATGAAAAAGGGAGTTAAGCCATGGGATTGAGTTGAATACATAAgcttaatttttatataatactgTTCTTGTTGATGAATTTcaagaataaattaaataaatggacACATTGTACTTTTGTTATGTCCAGGTCACGTGGAAGAGAAATATTCAGCCAAGTTTAGGACTTTTTACAAATTTATTGTGGTGATTTTGTGAGGATTATTTAATTATAGAAGCAAGATAATCTATTAACTGAAGTAAGAAAAAGAGTGACAAGAagtaattattccattttttaattactATGGCTTAAGGGAAAATAAATTGACTTTATTCTTGTTTaggaagaaaaatcaattttCCTTAATCCTACTAGATAAAAGATTGTTTGTTTCCTCCTAAATTGAAAATTGTCATTGTTTTTGTAATGCTATGATAACAATTATTTgggtaataatttttaaagggaaCTATACTTCttattgccttcttttttttttaaaacatggggCAACAAAGTTGGAAGAATTGGTTTACAAACTTTCTAAGGACATTCTATGTTTTTCCAACTATTATTGAtggtttttaatgtattttaactAGTTTCTTGAATTAAGAAGTTACAAATATACTTTAATTCCATTAAAGGATTTATTTTTGACAGCATATATTCATTTCAAAATAATCTTGTTTGTAtcgatttttaaaatttttttatttttgttttttatattaaaaaatatcactTATCATTTCAATTGGGGTAAAGCTTTCTGACATTAGCCAAAAGAACTCTTATGAAAGCATTTCTTTGAATGTTGGGACATGGCTTTTCATGAATCATTAACCATGATGTATTAAAAACTTGTAAGCACAGACCCTACATCTTGTGAATTTACAGTTTATCGTTGTTTTAACTATATTCTGTAGTTTCTGATTTCAAATGTTTTCAAATAGTTGGTCTTCAGGGAAGTTTCAGTATGGGACATTAATCCAGAATCTAATAATAAAGTTGGTCAGTGACAATGTTTTACTCAGAAGCATTTTCTGTGTATCTTTCTCCCAACAAACCAAAACTAAAGTcaactatttttgttttaaaataatatcacTGCCATTCCCATCCCCTCTCCTTATTCCCTCTGCTCCTCAAGCCTAATAAACTAGCTTTGTCACAAAAAAATAGGGTGTTCTGTTTTGTTCACTCTGTGGTAGTTGATGTGACTTTTAATATCATGATACATCAGATTAGGGAATTTTCCATATAGCCCAAGCTTCAactggtatttaataaattatgaatGCCAACCCATTTAGAAGTTAATCCCTTCAACACTCCTAGGGTATTTCTATTTTCACATGGCCATGTTGTTTTAATGTGTCAGAGTAATTTATGATTTCATGAAATCTGATATCCATTTTCATATTTTGGTCACAGAACTTTAAGTAGTCAGTCCTATAAGATGGGAGCTAGTTTGTATTATAGACTACTGTGATTTATCTTGAATTATTAGAATTTTGCATATCTATTCCTTttatagaatttttcattttaggaTAAATTGACACTTTCATTTTAAGATAAATTGCTGGTGTAATGATCATTTAAACCTGATGCATACTTACAGATTTATAGAGTCCATTAAACTTCTAGTAAGTGCCTACTCTATGCCATGGAGTGTGTTATGCTCTAGGAGTactaagacaaaacaaaatagtcATGTGTATGCTGATATAATAAATGCTAGGCAAACTTGAATCCTTAAGAATAgatgaaaacataaaattaaaagcacAGCACAGCTCCCAAGttagtttttataatatatagaatCTTTGATTTTTCCTATTGGATAATCACAGTCAGAAGTGAGGAACAATTACCAAAAGCTTTGAAGTATAGAGTTCTTTTTTCTATCTACTTTGAATTGGCTTTGTTTATAATTTCCCAAATTTCATAACCCATGCTTTATTACATAAAGAAGTGTCACAGAATTCAGAAACTCTGTCTTAAAActtaatggcaaaaaaaaaaaacttaatggcAAAAGTTGAGCTCTCAAGCAAAAATGTGTCAAACACTTCTGCCTTATAATCTTTTTCTTGATTCTCTCAGAAATGTGGTCCTCAGTCACCTTGGGGTCTCTCTTTTATTACCCTACTATAAGTGGCATAACTAAGGAACACTGGCAGAACCAGTAGCAGACCAAGATTACAATGTAGAAGAAAAAGGGTTTGGTTTTGTATTGCCactaaaaaaaattaccaaataacCCACCCCATGGACAAACAGTCAATATGATCTGTCTTCTGTGGGATAAAAATGAAAGGCCTGGGGggcaaaataaaa
This DNA window, taken from Monodelphis domestica isolate mMonDom1 chromosome 6, mMonDom1.pri, whole genome shotgun sequence, encodes the following:
- the RAB33B gene encoding ras-related protein Rab-33B — encoded protein: MELESSLEASFTASGGGAGLLPTRSRIFKIIVIGDSNVGKTCLTYRFCAGRFPDRTEATIGVDFRERAVDIDGERIKIQLWDTAGQERFRKSMVQHYYRNVHAVVFVYDMTNMASFHSLPSWIEECKQHLLASDIPRILVGNKCDLRSAIQVPTDVAQKFADTHSMPLFETSAKNPNDNDHVEAIFMTLAHKLKSHKPLMLSQPPDNGIVLKPEPKPTMSCWC